The genomic stretch CTTGCTCAGCTTTCTCGGCGGTACCGCACTCATCGCCACCGCATGGGCGCACGGACGCGAGGACGGGCGTGACGGCATCACCGGAGATCCTGAAACGGATGAGTAAGCAGCCTGAGGCACGTCAGGCTTGTCAAGGGTGTGGCGCGAAGCTCATGGATTTTCAGGGTTCCCGCAAGCCGGTTCATCGCTGACGCGTGCCACAAGTATTTCCACAATCAGCAAAACTGTTTGCTTCCACGGACACCACATTCCCGCATATCCAGCACGCAAAAAGCCCGGTGAAGGCGCCCCGTACGGGACTGTTCATGGAACTGACGAGGGGCTGCGGATTGGTTGGTCCCGGGCATCAGAACTTCGGGGCGGATCGTGTCGAATGCGCCAAATCCTGTTGTCCAGCCAGTCGCTGCTGACATGGTTGAGAAAAGTCCCGGGGTGGCGTGAACGCGGAGTGCGCGACGGCGTGAGGCGGGGTGGGCACCCAACCAGGCTCACGCCGTCGTGCTGGGGTTAAAGCAGTTCCGCGCGCAGGTCAGCTGCGGACTTGGGGGACAGGAGGCCAGGGGCCACGTCGAACACCGTCTTGGCGCCGAACTGGCCGGAAGCGCTCATGCGGTGCACGGCGCGGGCGTAGGCCACCAGCACGCTGGAGGTGAACTCCGGGTTGCTCTCCAAGGCGAGCGAGTACTCGACGACCTGGGCGTGGCCGTCGGTGGTGTTGCCGCTGCGAATGACAAAACCGCCGTGCGGCATGGCTGAGTGGTCGCGGGCCAGCTCCTCGGCGGTGATGAAGTTGACCGTGGTGTCGTACTGGTCAAAGTAGTGCGGCATGCCCACGATCTCGGCGCGGACGGCCTCCTCGGAGGCGCCCTCCGCCAGGACAACGAAGCATTCGCGGGTGTGCTTCTGGCGCGTGGAAAGCTCAGGACGCGAGCCGCTGCGGACCTCTGCAATGGCGGCCTCGGACGGCAGCGTGTACTGCACGCCGCCTGCAACGCCGGCCACGCGGCGGATGGCATCCGAATGGCCCTGGCTCAGGCCGCGGCCCCAGAACGTGTAGGTGTCGCCGTCGGGCAGCAGCGCCTCGCCGTAGACGCGGTTGATGGAGAACATGCCCGGGTCCCAGCCGGCGGAGATGAGCGCCGTCTTCCGTGCCGCCTGGGCGGGGGCGTCCACAGAAGCGAAGTACTCCGGGATGCGGGCGTGCGTGTCAAAGCTGTCCACCGTGTTGAACAGGGCGGCCAGTGCTGGGCCCTGCTCCGGGAGGTCGGACTTGGAACCGCCGCACAGGATCAAGACGTCAACATCGCCCGCGTGGCCGGCCAGCTCATCCATGGAGAATACCGGCGCGCCCGCGTTCAGCGGAACCAGATCGGAGGGGTCGCGGCGGGTGTAAATGCCTACCAGGGCCATGTCCGCGTTCTTGGCAATCGCTGCCTCAACCCCGCGGCCCAGGTTTCCGTAACCGGCAATTCCAATGCGAATCGGCGCGCTCATCTTTTCTCCATCCAATCATTGGGCCGCTCCTCGGCGGCGGCCGCTTTCACTATCGATAACGGTACAGTCTGCCGTGGTGCCGGTGCACAGCGGGACCGGCGGCCGGACGCGGCGGCCGGGGGCCGGCGTCGTGCATGGAAAGCGCGGCAAACCGTTGACATGCAAGTGACTGCTTGCCTATGGTTGTCGTGTGGCAGATGTTTTCAAGGCCCTGGCCGATCCCACCCGGCGGATCATTCTCGATGAGCTGGCCGAGCGGGACGGGCAGACGCTCTTTGAGATCTGCACGCGCCTGCTCATGAAACACGGGCTGGCGTCGTCGCGGCAGGCGGTTTCACAGCACTTGGACGTGCTGGAATCGGCCGGGCTCGTTGAAACCATGCGTGAGGGACGCTACAAATTCCATTACATCAACACCGCCCCGCTGGAACCGATCGTTGAGCGGTGGCTGGACAAATCCAAACCCAACGGAAGAAGGCACCCCGATGAGAATCCACCTGACAAGCGTGTTCGTTGACGACCAGGCGAAGGCGCTGGCCTTCTACACCGAAAAGCTGGGATTCGTGGTCAAGGACGACGTCCCGATCGGCGCCGACCGCTGGTTGACCGTCGCCGCCGCGGAGGACCCGGACGGCACAAGGCTGTTGCTGGAACCCAGCGGCCACCCCGCCGTGAAGCCGTTCAAGGACGCTCTCGTGGCGGACGGCATCCCGGCCACCCAGTTCGCCGTGGAGGACGTCCAGGCTGAGTACGACCGGCTCGTGGGCCTCGGCGTGCGCTTCACGCAGGACCCCATGGCGATGGGCCCGGTCACCACCGCGGTGTTCGACGACACCTGCGGCAACCTCATCCAGATCGCGCACATGGCCGGCTGATTTTTCCCATGCACGACGGCGGACGGCGGCTTGCGCTGCCGTCCGCCGTGCACCGGGCTGCTTCGGGAAGGCGCCGGGCTATAGCGCGCCGGGCCGTTCGGCCAGGAAGTCCAGGGCCTCCCGCCATGATGCCCGGGCGGCGTCTGAGCGGTACATGGGCGGGTTGCTGTCGTTGAAGAAGGCATGCCCGGCGCCCGGGAACACCGTGGGACGGAAGTCGACGCCCGCCTCTGCCATGCGCTCCGACAACACCGGCAGCGCCTCCATGAGCCGGGCGTCGTCGGCTCCGTAAAAGGCCAGGACCGGGCAGGCAATGGTGGCAAGCTCCGTCACGGGGTATTCGGCATGGCCGTAAAACGGGATGGCGCCGGCCAGCCGCGGTTCCGCAACTGCCAGGGCAAAGGCGTAGGTCCCGCCAAAACAGAAGCCCATTGCGGACGTCCGGCCGGCACCCCTCCGGCGTAACGTCCAAGTAGTTGAAGACCGCCGCCAGCCCGGCCATGACCCTGGCCGCACTGTCCGGCGAATTCACCGGCGCCATGGCTGCACGGATGGTCGGCTGGATGCCGTCGCGCGCAGCAGGGTCGGCTCGCCGCTCGCCGAGCTCCGCCATCAGCACCGCGTCCAGGCCCGCCAGTGCCATGACATCGGGGGCCACGGCCAAGAACCCTTCTGCGGCGAGACGGTCCGCAACGTCCTTGATGTGCGGCACCAGACCCCATATCTCGTGGACCACCAGCACGGCACCCCGCGCCGGCCCAGGCGGATCCGCCCGATATGCCTGGAAGGATTGCCCTGCCGCCGTGAACTCAATCATCGTTCCCATGGGCCAACACTGGCACCGTTGGCTGGGCGGCGCCAGTGAAATCTCGCCGCCCGCCCTGCGAGCCCCGGGGCGGGCCTGGTGAAAACCGGCCGGCTACCCCGCTGTGCGCGCAGTGATTTCCTGCACCAGCGGCGCGGGCTCCGCCACCACGGCGGAGACGAACGTCCCGTTCTTCAGTGTCACCTGGATGCCGCAGCCGTCCCGGTTGACCAGCACAACACCGCCGGCCGGCTTGCGCAGCCCCCAGCCGCCCTGCTCCTGCGGGTCCAGCTCCACTTCGGCCACGGATGCGATGTCGGCAAAGGCCACGGTCCGCCAGAACAGGGGCCACCAGACAAACTCCACGCCGGCTCCCGCCACGCGGACACGGCTCCAGCAAAACGACGCCACGATCGTGCAGAAGGCAGGAACCACACCCGTCAAAATGAACCACAGCCCCAGGTCCCGCACCTCCGCCAGCGCGTACGACGCCAGGAACGCCACCCCTGCCGCAAGCAGGATCCAGCGGATGGGCCGGGGCAGGAAGACACGCTCTGAAGTCATGGGTACAGCCTTGGGTTGGCAGGAAAAGTACCTGTCCACCCCATCACGGCCGCCGCGAAAGGGCGAATCGCCGCCCTGCTAATCCGGCGCACCCCTTAAAAGCACGACGGCGGGACCCACCTGTGCGTTTCCGGCCGCGCACAGCTGGGATCCGCACCGTTCTGTTCTGCGCAGCGCCAGGGGTCGGCATGGCGCAGGGCACTGTTCTGCGCCATGCCGCGCTTTCACATTGCGCAGAACAGGACGCTCCCACGTGCCGCGGGTCCGATCGCCGGGCGGGGCCCCTCTCGGAACCGCCAGCTAAACTTGGTCTGGGTGTTTTCCCTGCCCCGCCTGCCTGCAATCTGAAGGACCACACCCATGAGCTTGATCCGCCTCAATGACGTTTCCGTGCGCTTCGACAAGGTACAGGTGCTGCGCGAGGCATTTTTCAAGCTGGAGGCGGGGGACCGGGTGGGCCTGATTGGGCGCAACGGTTCCGGAAAGTCCACGCTGCTCAAGCTCGTGATGGATCAGATCGAGCCCGACACGGGCACCGTCAGCGTGGAACTGGGCACGAAGATCGGCTACTTCTCACAGTTCTCCGAGCTCAACGGCGCGCAGACCATCCTTGAAGTGCTCGAGGACGTCTTTGCGCACGTCAAGGAGATCGAGGCCGAGCTCGCGGAAATTGATGCGGCGCTGGGCGCGGACCCGGGCGAGGCCGAGATGGACACGCTCATCCACCGCCAGTCCGAGCTGTTTGCCGACATGGAACGGCTGGACGGCTGGGACTACCAGCGCTCCATCG from Arthrobacter stackebrandtii encodes the following:
- a CDS encoding diaminopimelate dehydrogenase, with the protein product MSAPIRIGIAGYGNLGRGVEAAIAKNADMALVGIYTRRDPSDLVPLNAGAPVFSMDELAGHAGDVDVLILCGGSKSDLPEQGPALAALFNTVDSFDTHARIPEYFASVDAPAQAARKTALISAGWDPGMFSINRVYGEALLPDGDTYTFWGRGLSQGHSDAIRRVAGVAGGVQYTLPSEAAIAEVRSGSRPELSTRQKHTRECFVVLAEGASEEAVRAEIVGMPHYFDQYDTTVNFITAEELARDHSAMPHGGFVIRSGNTTDGHAQVVEYSLALESNPEFTSSVLVAYARAVHRMSASGQFGAKTVFDVAPGLLSPKSAADLRAELL
- a CDS encoding ArsR/SmtB family transcription factor; translated protein: MADVFKALADPTRRIILDELAERDGQTLFEICTRLLMKHGLASSRQAVSQHLDVLESAGLVETMREGRYKFHYINTAPLEPIVERWLDKSKPNGRRHPDENPPDKRVR
- a CDS encoding VOC family protein, whose amino-acid sequence is MRIHLTSVFVDDQAKALAFYTEKLGFVVKDDVPIGADRWLTVAAAEDPDGTRLLLEPSGHPAVKPFKDALVADGIPATQFAVEDVQAEYDRLVGLGVRFTQDPMAMGPVTTAVFDDTCGNLIQIAHMAG